A window of Corticium candelabrum chromosome 3, ooCorCand1.1, whole genome shotgun sequence contains these coding sequences:
- the LOC134176779 gene encoding uncharacterized protein LOC134176779 yields MDRLTDRQTDKQTIKQTIRQTDRLRDRQTRTVPPRLLESAAAIHDTLTRSTFTNLLGRGNLTDWQWLEATLPIRHGGFGLTALTSTAQFAFLSSCVSTLHTIAKRISDAERLLDEVQNSHHSNSSISRDLCNVLPQNKTLVEVTNDRKQIQHKLTEEYMKSLSNGFIQNSSSTRDQSRMKSMQGKGAGAWLLTGPSSSWHALSPCDFRLASLMRLGCQMPLASGQCDCGKELDSDGYHLITCKTGGDPVISHNNMVSAWSDCLSQLQLHHVKEPRGRYVNSEDRSDIVVFDSASGMDLELDIALAHLWSNELEGLSATTQRAAATRRENLKIKKYDQELLPGGFRPTFVYSLRTFWLSGRES; encoded by the coding sequence atggacagactaactgacagacagacagacaaacaaacaatcaaacagacaatcagacagacagacagactaagagacagacagacacgaacTGTTCCACCTAGACTTTTGGAGTCTGCTGCAGCCATccatgacacactgacaagatcAACGTTCACCAATCTCTTGGGTAGAGGCAATCTAACAGACTGGCAGTGGCTTGAAGCAACTTTACCAATACGACATGGAGGATTTGGTCTCACAGCTTTAACATCTACAGCACaatttgcatttctgtctagTTGTGTCTCAACCctgcatacaatagcaaaacgAATTTCTGATGCTGAGAGATTGCTTGATGAAGTTCAGAATTCACATCATTCAAATAGTTCCATCAGCAGagatttgtgcaatgttttgcctcaaaacaaaactctcgTAGAAGTTACCAACGACAGGAAGCaaatacaacacaagctgACTGAGGAATACATGAAATCTCTGTCAAATGGTTTTATTCAGAATTCATCTTCGACTAGAGACCAATCTCGAATGAAGTCCAtgcaaggcaaaggtgcaggagcGTGGCTCCTGACAggaccatcatcatcatggcatgcattatctccgtgcgatttccgcttggcatccttgatgagactgggctgccaaatgcctttggcttctggtcagtgtgactgtgggaaagaattagactcagatggataccacctaataacatgtaagactgggggcgacccggtaatcagccataacaacatggtttcagcatggtcagactgtttgagtcaactgcaattacatcacgtaaaagaacccagGGGAAGGTATGttaattctgaagacagatcagacatagtcgtattcgattcggcatcggggatggatcttgaattggatattgctctagcgcatCTCTGGAGCAATGAACtagaaggtttatcagctacaactcaaagagcagcggcaaccagaagagaaaatctgaagatcaaaaagtacgaccaggagctcttgcctggaggttttcgaccaacatttgtgtatagtcttcgaacattttggctgtcggggagagaaagctga